The DNA sequence AGGCTCGCACATCAATAAAACTTCTTAGTGAAAAAGCAAGACAGGAAGTCCTGGCGGGCAATGAGATTGAGCCTGTCGTGTTCGAGTTTGCAAATGTTCATGTCGATGAAAGTTTATCTTCATTTAAGTTCGAAGGATCGTTAAAAGGATCGTTTGCGTATAGTGTAGAAGGAAATAAGCTCACGTGCAGTGGAACTGTCGATGAGAATTTGAAGGGTGGATTATACACGATAAGAATTATTGCAATTGGTGAAAATAACAATGATACCGCTTTTGCAAACGTTGATGTGATTCATAAGTCTGTAGAGACGAAGGTATATGTCATTGAAAATGAAACGCAGTCGCTGACTGCCGGCGATTCTATCAAGCCGATTGTTTTCAAGGTAGAACATGGCTCTAATTGTGAGCTTACGAATTTTCCGGGTGGTTACGGGCTTAAAAAAGATGGTAATACGGTGACTATTACAGGGTTGGTTGAAGAAAATGCTAAGGGCCCGTATGAAGTTGTGCTTACAGTCACTGGTGCCGACAACAATGCGAGTGCAAAGGCGACGATTAATGTAGCAGCTGGGGTTATGTCGTTCGATGTTATTGAAGGTAGCGATAATCAAACGGTTGTTGCTGGCCAAGAGATTGTTCCGATAGTTTATCAGTACAACCATGTGCAAAACATTGATGGTAAGGGTATCCCCCAAAATTTGAAGGTGGAACAAGATAAAGAAAAGAAGCAAGTTAAGATTTATGGTGCTGTGGATTCTAAATCGGCAACCCATGAATATACTTATTCGTTTGAATTGACGGATTATTATGGAGAAACAAAGACAGTAACGGGCAAGATTAATGTTGTGCGTGAATTGAGCAGCTCTAGCGTTGCGGCATCTTCGAGCTCAGAGGCGACATCTTCAAGTTCCGCGAAGTCTTCGTCTAGCTCTGCAAAGCAGTCCAGCTCTAGCGAAAAGGCCGAATCCTCTTCGAGCGAAAAGACTACTAAGATTGTGACTGTGGCGATGAACAGCGTGAAGTTTGGCTATGCAAACAATGCGCTGACGGTTGCGGTGCCCACATCTTCGATGGTGCATGTGCAAGTGTTCGACTTGACCG is a window from the Fibrobacter sp. UWB4 genome containing:
- a CDS encoding T9SS type A sorting domain-containing protein; this translates as MKKIMALAFALFFAVANAAETYVASEKITQQVLSGELSQTVYAGDEIKPVTILYENTGLGEDAVPEYSSTNFLENFGLSKRWVGSRCEIAGEMRDDIPAGKYNAFIVVQDNEGKFAETEFEFTVLEKEETLSLKWNKSSGDVNQEVTAGKSITPIVFDYEGLTSYSVSGLPSGLVKNIDEKKHKIMIVGSVNSDVMSGDYEYKVTVKNDQGDEKSMSGTIVVKSGKARTSIKLLSEKARQEVLAGNEIEPVVFEFANVHVDESLSSFKFEGSLKGSFAYSVEGNKLTCSGTVDENLKGGLYTIRIIAIGENNNDTAFANVDVIHKSVETKVYVIENETQSLTAGDSIKPIVFKVEHGSNCELTNFPGGYGLKKDGNTVTITGLVEENAKGPYEVVLTVTGADNNASAKATINVAAGVMSFDVIEGSDNQTVVAGQEIVPIVYQYNHVQNIDGKGIPQNLKVEQDKEKKQVKIYGAVDSKSATHEYTYSFELTDYYGETKTVTGKINVVRELSSSSVAASSSSEATSSSSAKSSSSSAKQSSSSEKAESSSSEKTTKIVTVAMNSVKFGYANNALTVAVPTSSMVHVQVFDLTGHLVETFAESVNGTKSISLAHLNRGNYLVRVESDSQMRTAKIAVK